The Sulfolobus sp. A20 genomic interval CAAGTAAAAAGCTTATTCTTACCCGTAAATGAATATTACAGTGTTATTAATTACCTGCAAAGATATAATCTAACTGTTATTGCATCATCTTTGTACTCTTCCCTAGTTGTTCAAGGAACTGTTAGTCAATTTGAGAAGGCTTTAGGGCTCAGATTCTTACTCTTGTCTAACGATAGTGAAGAATATTATACTGGAGTTGGTAGCGTTAGCTTACCGGGAATTTCCGTGGTAGCAACAAATTACACTACTCTGTTGTTTTCTAATCCTCAGTTCTTAATAACACAAAAACAAGTGGAAAATATTGCCAAGGAGGCTGAGAACTTTACGGAAATACTAGCTGGATACAACTTACCCCAATTAAGTATTGCTTATAATGCTTCTGTATTGTATAGACAAGGGTATTATGGAAATGGAACTAATATAGGAATTATTGACTTTTACGGAGATCCAGAAATATTGCAACAAATAGCCTACTTTGACCGTTTATATAATTTACCCCCCGCGAAAATAAACATAGTCCCCATAGGTCCTTATGAGCCAAACCTAGGAATAATATCAGGATGGGCTATTGAGGAAAGTCTGGATGTAGAGGCAGTACACTCAATGGCACCTTATGCTAATATAACGATCTATAATCCTTCGGTCGGCGATTTAGCTACAATAATTGGTTATGTAGATCAACAAAATAAAGTTGACGTAGTTTCTATGAGCTTCGGCATATCTGAGTCTGAAATAGAGTATTATTCTTCATTTTTATTACCAATGATAATACAAACTGAGTATTACTTCATGATAGGTAGTCTAGAAGGAATCACTTTCGTAGCGTCTTCCGGAGATGGCGGAGGAGAGCTCTACTCATTTGCCCAACCATTAGCTGATACTTCATATCCTGCAGTATCACCTTTTGTAACCTCTGTTGGAGGTACTACAACTTACCTTTCTGATAATTCATCGATACAAGAAGCGTGGTCATGTTCACCAGGAGGTGGAGGGTCTACAGGAGGAGTCAGCGTACTGTTCCCGAAACCTTGGTATCAGGGTAATCTTAGTGAGCCTTTCAGCTCTATAAATGGTAGGATGACTCCAGATATCGCACTTAACGCTAATATCTATCCCGGAGTTTACGTAGTTCTACCCGGTAATTCCTCGATTTTAGTAGGAGGTACTAGTGAATCCTCACAACTGTTTGCTGGTCTGCTATCATTACTTATCTCGAAGTTCCATAACAGATTAGGGCTTCTAAATCCAAGTATATATTATTTAGCTCAAAAATACTATAATAAAGCCTTTTACCCAATCACTTTTGGTTACAATTCACCTTGGATAGCAAAATATGGTTATAACTTAGTCACAGGTTGGGGAGCTCCTAACATAGGTTATTGGTCGATATTATTAAGCAACATATCATCAAGACCCGCTCTTGAGATTAACATAAGCGTTTCACCACCTCTATCAAACTACTTCGATGGTAATAAAATTCAAGTAATAGCTAACATTAGTTATAAAGGTAATTCTATAACCAATGGTACATTTTACGCTATAATAGAAAGTTTGAATAGTGAAGAAGTTTATCCATTGCACTTTAATGGAACATCATGGATTGGTAACATAACATTAAATAACGTCTCTGGGATAGTATACGTGATAGTAAACGGTAGTTATAACGGTATAGAAGGGGTTAACTTAATAAGTATATTCGTAGGTTATTTGTTTACAATTACTCAAGCATATCAATATAACGTAAATAATACTACAATAACATCTTTCACTGGATGCATATTTTACCTTAATGGAAGTTTAGCAACTAATGTGAAAAGCTTTCCAATTAACTTGTATTATTATAATCCATTAACTAATAAATACGTCTACGAGACTAACGTGAATATGACCCTTGCATTAATTAGGTCAAGAACATTTTTCTTTAATCTTTATCAGTGGGAGGGTGAAACTAATTATACATTACAATATACTGCGACTCTAATAACGGGTAGAGGACAAGTTTACGGTTACCTGCCAGTTTTCCTTGGAATAAATAGCGTAGGATCTTACATATTGTCTCCAGTGTTAGCTTCCCCTATAACCGTATCTCCTAATGAGTCAATACTCATTGAAGATTTAGGTTTATCATTAGACTACGTATTATTGGGTGGATATAACGTTTCAGCATCGCTAATTTCACCTAATGGGAAAATCATCTCATCAGTGATGTTATCCTCTCAATACGAACTTATTCCACCATATCTATACATTACAGTACCCATAGGATACTTATACGTACCTCCTAATACTAAACCGGGCTACTATACAATTTATCTTAATGTGACCGGAATGATAAATAATGAGAGCATTCTTGTAGGTTATGAAGGATTCCAAATATACGTAGCTCCATACGAGGTGATGCCAATAGTTAAAATCACTAACTACGCATTTCAAGGACAGAATGTAACGTTCTACGCTAATATTACTTATCCTAACGGAAGTGAAGTAAATTATGGTATATTCACAGCATTGGTCTTTCCAAAACAAGTAGCTGGAGATTATTCTTCGCTCTCCCAAAGTTTATCAGTAAGTCAAGTAATGTTAACTTACAATCCTAAACTTAACGAGTGGGAGGGAAGTGTTATATTACCTTCTATTAACGATCTCGGAAATCTAACTTACCTCAACTCCGGATACTATACTGGAGATTTTCAAGTATATGTTGAAGGTTTGTCATATAACGGAATACCGACTACAACAGCTTTAAGTAACGCTAAATCTTTTGTAGTATTACCATATACTCTCATAGAAAATCAGAATTTAGATTCTATAATTCCAGTCAACTCTGTCTTAGAAAATGATAACATAACTTACAATGGGACTTTGGAGAATGTTATAATGTTAGGTTTAAATAGGCTTCATGGAAACGTTAATTTAATAGATGATAACATAAGCGGGAAATTGATAATTTATGACTCGAATATAACGATGATAGGTGGTTTCATTAACAATATCACAGCAGTAAATTCTACCCTTAATATAATATCTTCAACACTTTATTCAATAAATCTAATTAACAGTAAAGTGCATCTTATTTCAAGTAAAGTGATAAAAGTTTCACCGCAACTTCCAACCATAAGCTTGACAACCCCTCAAGGGAATTATACTGGAGTGATAAATGTTACTGCAA includes:
- a CDS encoding protease pro-enzyme activation domain-containing protein, which encodes MKKVISLIIITTFLLSILVGSSFTTKAQPTLNEVQPIIVKGYKVIGVLPSNAVVQVYIYIPLRNVDLLQSLVIQLSTPGSPLYHKFLTYAQVKSLFLPVNEYYSVINYLQRYNLTVIASSLYSSLVVQGTVSQFEKALGLRFLLLSNDSEEYYTGVGSVSLPGISVVATNYTTLLFSNPQFLITQKQVENIAKEAENFTEILAGYNLPQLSIAYNASVLYRQGYYGNGTNIGIIDFYGDPEILQQIAYFDRLYNLPPAKINIVPIGPYEPNLGIISGWAIEESLDVEAVHSMAPYANITIYNPSVGDLATIIGYVDQQNKVDVVSMSFGISESEIEYYSSFLLPMIIQTEYYFMIGSLEGITFVASSGDGGGELYSFAQPLADTSYPAVSPFVTSVGGTTTYLSDNSSIQEAWSCSPGGGGSTGGVSVLFPKPWYQGNLSEPFSSINGRMTPDIALNANIYPGVYVVLPGNSSILVGGTSESSQLFAGLLSLLISKFHNRLGLLNPSIYYLAQKYYNKAFYPITFGYNSPWIAKYGYNLVTGWGAPNIGYWSILLSNISSRPALEINISVSPPLSNYFDGNKIQVIANISYKGNSITNGTFYAIIESLNSEEVYPLHFNGTSWIGNITLNNVSGIVYVIVNGSYNGIEGVNLISIFVGYLFTITQAYQYNVNNTTITSFTGCIFYLNGSLATNVKSFPINLYYYNPLTNKYVYETNVNMTLALIRSRTFFFNLYQWEGETNYTLQYTATLITGRGQVYGYLPVFLGINSVGSYILSPVLASPITVSPNESILIEDLGLSLDYVLLGGYNVSASLISPNGKIISSVMLSSQYELIPPYLYITVPIGYLYVPPNTKPGYYTIYLNVTGMINNESILVGYEGFQIYVAPYEVMPIVKITNYAFQGQNVTFYANITYPNGSEVNYGIFTALVFPKQVAGDYSSLSQSLSVSQVMLTYNPKLNEWEGSVILPSINDLGNLTYLNSGYYTGDFQVYVEGLSYNGIPTTTALSNAKSFVVLPYTLIENQNLDSIIPVNSVLENDNITYNGTLENVIMLGLNRLHGNVNLIDDNISGKLIIYDSNITMIGGFINNITAVNSTLNIISSTLYSINLINSKVHLISSKVIKVSPQLPTISLTTPQGNYTGVINVTANVVGINIDNVTFYLNGVPIYTSRTNGTITFQLDTSKYPDGNYKLTVIAYQTDGLYASYTININFYNNLKEVKSDITTLSSNISNVSNELDNYVTILSSKAMMDEIIGIIGIVVGIVAIIIAVLLTRRRK